One genomic segment of Candidatus Cloacimonadota bacterium includes these proteins:
- a CDS encoding FAD-dependent oxidoreductase, translated as MKYDYHVIVLGAGSAGLTVASGAAGLGAKVALIENHKMGGDCLNYGCVPSKTFLRTAHLAKDITNSDEFALAADLQKVDLKKVMQRVKSVIAEIEPHDSKERFEGLGVDVFLVEATLIDPHTVQLGDKQISGKKIVIATGSTARIPPIPGLGKVDFLTNKTIFDLSELPDHLVIIGGGPIGLELGQGFRHLGAKVTIIDHNDHLFPKDDPEVWQVMKEVFDRDGVELCLQCKVKAVSQQDKLKTVLVESAGKEIKISGDALLVSAGRLPNTTGLNLDKLGVKTDKRGYIISDNKMKTSIKNIFAAGDVTGPFQFTHMAGYQAGKVVPNAILGFGCKASYKMVPWTTYTKPEVAHIGYTQPWAEKLGIYRDALIFRLAEIDRAKADNDRDGFLKLILGKKGKIIGATLVGEKAGEMIPIASLAIARGMKASAFASVIFSYPTQAEIFQRLSFEYMKRSFKDWMKKLIEKLFL; from the coding sequence ATGAAATATGATTATCATGTAATTGTTCTGGGGGCAGGCAGCGCCGGTCTTACAGTTGCTTCCGGTGCAGCGGGATTGGGTGCCAAAGTAGCTCTGATCGAAAATCATAAAATGGGTGGCGACTGCCTGAACTACGGCTGCGTTCCCAGCAAAACTTTTTTAAGGACTGCCCATCTGGCAAAGGATATTACAAATTCAGATGAATTTGCCCTGGCTGCGGATTTACAAAAAGTTGATCTGAAAAAAGTGATGCAGCGGGTAAAATCGGTGATCGCCGAGATCGAACCCCATGATTCCAAAGAGAGATTTGAAGGATTGGGAGTAGATGTATTTCTGGTTGAAGCAACTCTTATCGACCCGCACACTGTGCAGCTTGGAGACAAGCAAATAAGCGGCAAGAAAATTGTTATTGCCACTGGTTCCACGGCTCGCATTCCGCCCATTCCCGGTTTGGGAAAAGTAGATTTCCTTACCAATAAAACGATCTTCGATCTAAGTGAGCTGCCAGATCATCTGGTGATAATCGGTGGCGGACCGATCGGTTTGGAATTGGGGCAAGGGTTTCGGCATTTAGGAGCAAAAGTTACCATCATCGATCATAACGATCATCTCTTCCCCAAAGATGATCCGGAAGTTTGGCAAGTGATGAAAGAGGTTTTTGATCGCGATGGAGTGGAGCTGTGTTTGCAGTGCAAAGTTAAAGCGGTTTCACAGCAGGATAAGCTGAAAACTGTATTGGTGGAAAGTGCCGGAAAAGAAATTAAAATTTCCGGTGACGCACTTCTGGTTTCTGCCGGACGCCTTCCCAATACAACCGGTTTGAACTTGGATAAACTCGGGGTAAAAACAGATAAGCGCGGTTACATCATCAGCGATAATAAAATGAAAACATCGATAAAAAATATCTTTGCTGCCGGCGATGTGACAGGTCCCTTCCAGTTTACCCACATGGCGGGATATCAGGCTGGAAAGGTCGTGCCTAATGCCATTCTGGGTTTTGGTTGTAAAGCCAGCTACAAGATGGTTCCCTGGACGACTTATACCAAGCCGGAAGTAGCTCATATCGGTTACACGCAGCCCTGGGCAGAAAAACTGGGTATCTATCGAGATGCTCTGATCTTCCGATTAGCGGAAATTGATCGAGCCAAAGCTGATAACGACCGAGACGGATTTTTGAAGCTGATCCTCGGTAAAAAAGGCAAAATCATCGGGGCTACACTGGTTGGTGAAAAAGCAGGTGAGATGATCCCGATAGCCAGTTTAGCAATTGCCAGAGGTATGAAAGCTTCTGCCTTTGCTTCG
- a CDS encoding DUF547 domain-containing protein: protein MKTALITILLLIILNLAAQTEIYDKWDKLSNKYIQAETKEGIAFHSLDYRKLENDTIFAEIILSLQKFDISHLSNHEKKLAFWINIYNIAAVKVVLDNNIPASIKDGGNLFKPVWKNEAIDVGGRIYSLGEIEHEILRPMNQPLIHFGIVCASLSCPDLIKQAYRPETVIGQLEENTKRFLQNKTKGMKVNRIKKTAEISNIFKWFKDDFESVPKFIEKYSEVDISAYKIKYLDYNWNLNIPKEERR, encoded by the coding sequence ATGAAAACAGCACTGATAACAATATTGTTGCTAATAATTTTAAATCTGGCAGCGCAGACCGAAATTTATGATAAATGGGATAAGCTGAGTAATAAATATATTCAAGCAGAAACGAAAGAGGGCATCGCATTTCATAGTCTGGACTATCGAAAATTAGAAAACGATACTATATTTGCCGAAATCATTCTTTCACTGCAAAAGTTTGATATTTCCCATTTGTCAAATCACGAAAAGAAACTGGCATTCTGGATCAATATTTACAACATCGCAGCCGTCAAAGTTGTATTGGATAATAATATCCCAGCCAGCATTAAAGATGGCGGTAATCTGTTCAAACCGGTTTGGAAGAATGAGGCAATAGATGTTGGTGGCAGGATTTACTCACTGGGCGAGATCGAGCATGAAATACTGCGGCCGATGAACCAGCCGCTTATCCATTTCGGTATAGTTTGTGCATCTCTTTCCTGTCCCGATCTGATCAAACAAGCCTATCGACCTGAAACTGTGATCGGCCAACTGGAAGAAAATACCAAACGCTTTTTGCAGAACAAAACAAAAGGTATGAAAGTGAATCGAATCAAAAAAACGGCAGAAATCTCCAATATTTTCAAATGGTTCAAAGACGATTTTGAAAGCGTGCCGAAATTTATCGAGAAATATTCTGAGGTTGATATTAGTGCTTACAAAATCAAGTATCTGGATTATAACTGGAATCTGAACATTCCAAAGGAAGAAAGAAGATGA